In Rhododendron vialii isolate Sample 1 chromosome 9a, ASM3025357v1, the following are encoded in one genomic region:
- the LOC131301980 gene encoding uncharacterized protein LOC131301980: MQETSSLITPERLDGTNYVEWSLNARNKIRGRKRWGYILGTKAAPSNKKSEEYEEWEDENCLVKSWLLDAMTKDIRSLFLRLSTAKEIWEAVKNTYSVDQDASKVYQLHCEVFSVRQNGGSVISYFGKLQKIWQELDDIDACIMECANDIAIYTTKVNSERVYKFLAGLDPHLDGVRGRVLSTKPLPDIQAAYAIVCSEANRQDAMLGENIGEGTVMASRKMTISKKDQKCTHCNGTGHTVDTCFRLHGYPEWHPKGKKASHKEANSDPKANLATTLAFTAKSEHPYSGEDWQW, from the exons ATGCAGGAAACATCCTCTCTCATCACTCCGGAACGGCTGGACGGTACCAATTATGTGGAGTGGTCTTTGAATGCCCGAAATAAAATCCGTGGGAGAAAACGTTGGGGTTATATTTTGGGTACCAAGGCTGctccatcaaataaaaagtctgaAGAGTATGAAGAATGGGAGGATGAAAACTGTTTGGTCAAATCTTGGCTTCTTGATGCGATGACAAAGGATATTCGGTCTCTCTTTCTTCGATTGTCTACGGCAAAGGAGATATGGGAAGCAGTTAAAAATACGTATTCGGTTGATCAAGATGCATCAAAAGTCTATCAACTTCATTGCGAGGTATTTTCTGTCCGCCAGAATGGAGGTTCTGTTATTTCTTACTTTGGCAAACTACAGAAAATATGGCAGGAACTTGATGATATTGATGCATGTATTATGGAGTGTGCTAATGATATTGCTATATACACCACAAAGGTTAATTCCGAACGGGTGTATAAGTTTTTGGCTGGTCTTGATCCTCATTTAGATGGGGTTCGAGGTCGTGTACTGTCTACAAAACCACTTCCTGATATACAGGCAGCTTATGCTATAGTGTGTTCGGAAGCTAATCGCCAAGATGCTATGCTTGGAGAAAATATTGGAGAAGGGACTGTAATGGCTTCTCGGAAGATGACCATCtcaaaaaaagatcaaaaatgTACTCACTGTAATGGTACTGGTCATACGGTGGACACGTGTTTCCGACTTCATGGGTATCCAGAATGGCATCCAAAGGGTAAGAAGGCATCTCATAAGGAGGCGAACTCtgatccaaaagcaaatctagccacaacccttgcattcactgctaagtctg aacatccatactcgggagaagattggcagtggtag